Proteins encoded within one genomic window of Oncorhynchus masou masou isolate Uvic2021 chromosome 1, UVic_Omas_1.1, whole genome shotgun sequence:
- the LOC135541015 gene encoding transmembrane protein 127: MTMYAPPGTTVPGSRRRRGGTALPKQPERSLASALPGALSITALCTALAEPAWVRVHGGTCPKQELGVADVLGYIDPKLLEDYCVNSQTILLLRVIAAFCFLGILCSLIAFLLDVFGPKHPALKITRRYAFAHILTVLQCATVIGFCYWASELILSLQQQHKKYHGSLIYVTFAISFYLVAGAGGASILATAANLLRHYPTEEEEQALELLSEMEESSETYPADYDIANQFQPPPAYTP; this comes from the exons ATGACAATGTATGCACCACCGGGTACCACTGTCCCCGGAAGCCGGCGAAGGAGAGGGGGTACTGCACTGCCCAAGCAGCCAGAGCGAAGCCTGGCATCTGCCCTCCCCGGAGCACTGTCCATCACGGCTCTATGTACGGCCTTGGCCGAACCAGCTTGGGTCCGAGTTCATGGAGGGACGTGTCCCAAGCAGGAGCTTGGAGTGGCTGATGTCCTGGGATACATTGACCCAAAACTCCTGGAGG ATTATTGTGTGAACTCCCAGACCATCTTGCTGCTAAGGGTCATTGCTGCCTTCTGCTTCCTGGGCATCCTATGCAGCTTGATAGCTTTCCTTTTGGATGTCTTTGGGCCCAAGCACCCTGCCCTCAAGATCACCCGCAGATACGCATTTGCCCATATTCTCACAG TGCTGCAGTGTGCCACAGTAATCGGGTTCTGCTACTGGGCCTCAGAGCTCATCTTGTCGCTACAGCAGCAGCATAAGAAGTACCACGGATCACTCATCTATGTCACGTTTGCCATTAGCTTCTACCTGGTGGCGGGGGCTGGCGGCGCCTCCATTCTGGCCACAGCTGCCAACCTGCTGCGCCACTAccccacagaggaggaggagcaggctcTAGAGCTTCTCTCGGAGATGGAGGAGAGCAGTGAAACATATCCTGCTGATTATGACATTGCCAACCAGTTCCAGCCGCCTCCTGCATACACGCCTTAA